From the genome of Aspergillus chevalieri M1 DNA, chromosome 8, nearly complete sequence, one region includes:
- the gem1 gene encoding ERMES complex Ca(2+)-binding regulatory GTPase GEM1 (BUSCO:EOG0926133I;~COG:V;~EggNog:ENOG410PH4W;~InterPro:IPR020860,IPR011992,IPR021181,IPR001806, IPR027417,IPR018247,IPR002048,IPR013567,IPR013566;~PFAM:PF00071,PF08355,PF08356,PF08477;~TransMembrane:1 (o604-625i);~go_component: GO:0031307 - integral component of mitochondrial outer membrane [Evidence IEA];~go_function: GO:0003924 - GTPase activity [Evidence IEA];~go_function: GO:0005509 - calcium ion binding [Evidence IEA];~go_function: GO:0005525 - GTP binding [Evidence IEA];~go_process: GO:0007005 - mitochondrion organization [Evidence IEA]), translated as MATVRICVCGDEGTGKSSLITSLVKGVFVTHKIQPILPQITIPPTIGTPENVTTTTVVDTSALPHERSSLAREIRKANVILLVYSDHYSYERVALFWLPYFRSLGVNVPVVLCAHKADLGSDHSETQVIEDEMLPLMAEFKEIDSCIRASAREHRNVNEAFFLCQKAVTHPIAPLFDSKESSLKPAAVAALQRIFYLSDKDRDGYLSDKEIKDFQMRCFEKALSEEDLVHIKETIQKTYPASVAPSGVDCRGFIHLNKLYAEKGRHETVWIILRAFQYTDNLSLQENFLHPRFEVPSFGSAELSPEGYRFFVNLFLLSDKDNDGGLNDAELASLFAPTPGLPASWADGSFPSSTVRNEAGHVTLQGWLAQWSMTTFTSPKTTLEYLAYLGFESSDRSNPSTTAALKVTRPRKRRRRPGRVGRNVVLGHVLGPPGSGKSALLDAFLSRGFSPTYHPTIRPRTAVNTVELPGGKQCYLILDELGELEPAILENQAKLLDQCDVIAYTYDSSDPDSFAYIPALRAKYPHLEELPSVFIALKADLDRTTQRAEYQPHEYTALLNMPSPPLHVSATWSSIQEVFVHIAEAAMEPSTAFPRSEEEDEGKWMAWGIALGAVVCAGAAAVMIWRRVSGSGV; from the exons ATGGCTACAG TACGAATCTGCGTCTGCGGGGATGAGGGCACTGGCAAGTCCAGTCTCATCACGTCCCTGGTGAAGGGCGTGTTTGTGACTCACAAGATCCAGCCTATTCTACCCCAGATCACGATCCCTCCCACCATTGGAACCCCGGAGAATGTCACGACGACGACGGTAGTCGACACCTCCGCCCTACCGCACGAACGCAGCAGTCTGGCTAGGGAAATCCGCAAAGCAAATGTGATTCTGCTGGTATACTCAGATCATTACAGTTATGAAAGAGTGGCGCTATTCTGGTTACCATACTTCCGGTCTCTGGGAGTTAACGTGCCTGTGGTGCTGTGCGCTCACAAGGCGGATCTCGGGTCGGACCACAGTGAAACCCAGGTTATCGAGGATGAAATGCTGCCATTGATGGCGGAGTTCAAGGAGATCGACTCGTGCATCAGGGCTAGTGCTCGAGAACACCGTAATGTCAACGAGGCTTTTTTCCTCTGTCAGAAGGCCGTTACTCATCCGATTGCGCCGTTGTTCGATTCGAAGGAGTCGTCTCTGAAGCCCGCAGCGGTTGCAGCATTGCAGCGCATCTTCTACCTCAGCGATAAGGACCGGGATGGCTATCTTTCGGACAAGGAAATCAAGGACTTCCAAATGAGATGCTTCGAGAAAGCACTGAGCGAGGAGGATTTGGTCCACATCAAGGAAACCATCCAGAAGACGTATCCCGCTTCCGTGGCCCCGTCGGGAGTCGATTGCAGGGGCTTCATCCACTTGAACAAGTTATATGCGGAGAAAGGACGTCATGAAACTGTCTGGATTATCCTGCGTGCGTTTCAGTATACCGACAATCTCTCGTTGCAGGAGAACTTTCTTCACCCCCGGTTCGAGGTCCCTTCATTCGGGTCTGCAGAATTGTCGCCAGAAGGCTACCGATTCTTCGTGAATCTCTTCCTTTTGTCAGACAAAGATAATGACGGTGGTCTCAACGATGCCGAACTGGCGTCCTTGTTTGCACCCACGCCCGGATTGCCCGCTTCATGGGCGGATGGTTCATTCCCCTCATCGACAGTCCGCAACGAAGCCGGTCATGTCACTCTCCAGGGGTGGCTTGCGCAGTGGAGTATGACTACTTTTACATCTCCCAAAACGACCTTGGAATATCTCGCCTACCTAGGATTCGAATCCTCGGACCGAAGCAATCCGTCAACGACCGCAGCGTTAAAAGTCACACGGCCGCGCAAGCGTCGGCGGCGTCCGGGGCGCGTCGGACGAAACGTCGTCCTCGGCCATGTGCTAGGTCCCCCAGGTTCCGGCAAGTCTGCGCTTCTGGATGCCTTCTTGTCGCGCGGGTTTAGCCCTACCTACCACCCGACTATCAGACCTAGGACTGCGGTGAATACGGTCGAACTGCCCGGAGGCAAGCAATGCTATCTAATCCTGGATGAACTAGGTGAGCTGGAACCGGCCATCCTCGAGAACCAAGCGAAGCTCTTGGATCAGTGCGACGTGATTGCATACACCTATGACTCGTCGGACCCCGATTCCTTCGCCTACATTCCAGCATTGCGTGCAAAATATCCTCATCTGGAAGAACTCCCGAGCGTATTCATTGCCCTCAAGGCCGATCTAGACCGGACCACCCAACGAGCCGAGTATCAGCCACACGAATATACAGCGCTCTTGAACATGCCGAGTCCACCGCTCCATGTTAGTGCCACTTGGAGTTCCATCCAGGAGGTATTCGTGCACATTGCCGAGGCGGCGATGGAGCCCAGCACCGCATTTCCCCGAagtgaagaggaggacgaaGGTAAATGGATGGCTTGGGGGATTGCCCTTGGAGCGGTAGTATGTGCGGGGGCTGCTGCAGTTATGATCTGGCGACGAGTAAGCGGCAGTGGAGTCTGA
- a CDS encoding SYLF and SH3 domain-containing protein (COG:S;~EggNog:ENOG410PFWF;~InterPro:IPR033643,IPR036028,IPR007461,IPR001452;~PFAM:PF00018,PF04366,PF14604,PF07653;~go_function: GO:0005515 - protein binding [Evidence IEA]) translates to MPLGIHNPLPSSLSSECKKAGKILASFIDPKQAFGPDKVIPPEILANAKGLAILTVLKAGFLGSGRFGSGVVIARLADGTWSAPSAIATAGAGFGGQIGFELTDFVFILNDAAAVRTFSQVGTLTLGGNVSIAAGPVGRNAEAAGAASTRGVAGIFSYSKTKGLFAGVSLEGSMLVERKDANEKLYSSRVSARQLLSGTIRPPPSAAPLMSILNSRAFAGNNRMYGDEMYNDIPVYDQSHDDVVWEGRRGTAYGEGTQRSRPRMGMRDRDSMDDYEYRDRPRRANTWADEGYDRPMGAGGLERSYTTRSPAYDSYSRSRSNTAPFEEDYVYSDRKPSRPTAPKPVFGQKTGGSSALRQDQAIALYTFDADQEGDLGFRKGDIITILKRTDKSEDWWTGRIGDRVGIFPSNYVDAS, encoded by the exons ATGCCTCTCGGGATACACAATCCGCTCCCTTCGTCTTTGAGCA GCGAATGCAAGAAGGCAGGCAAGATTCTTGCTTCCTTCATAGATCCAAAGCAAGCATTTGGCCCTGATAAAGTCATTCCTCCGGAAATTCTTGCCAATGCAAAG GGTCTCGCAATTCTTACGGTTCTGAAAGCCGGTTTCTTGGGTTCTGGTCGCTTTGGATCGGGAGTTGTAATCGCCCGTCTAGCAGATGGCACCTGGTCTGCCCCATCTGCTATCGCGACCGCGGGTGCCGGGTTTGGTGGTCAGATTGGATTCGAGCTGACAGACTTTGTTTTCATTCTGAACGATGCGGCTGCGGTCAGAACATTTTCGCAAGTCGGGACTTTGACTCTGGGTGGTAATGTGTCGATCGCCGCAGGACCCGTCGGGCGAAATGCAGAAGCTGCGGGTGCCGCCAGCACCAGGGGTGTCGCAGGTATTTTCTCATACTCTAAGACGAAGGGTCTTTTCGCCGGTGTTAGCTTGGAAGGTAGCATGTTGGTGGAACGCAAGGATGCCAACGAGAAGCTCTACAGCAGCCGGGTTTCTGCGCGTCAGCTCTTGAGCGGAACGATTCGACCGCCGCCTTCTGCAGCCCCTCTCATGAGCATCTTGAACTCGCGTGCGTTTGCCGGTAATAATCGCATGTACGGCGATGAAATGTACAACGACATTCCGGTTTACGACCAGTCCCATGACGATGTTGTCTGGGAGGGCCGCCGAGGCACTGCGTATGGTGAAGGTACTCAACGATCTCGGCCTAGGATGGGCATGCGGGACAGGGACAGTATGGATGACTACGAGTATCGCGACCGACCTCGCCGTGCGAACACATGGGCCGACGAGGGTTATGACCGTCCTATGGGAGCAGGTGGCCTAGAACGGAGTTACACCACTCGATCCCCCGCATATGACTCCTACAGCCGCAGTCGCAGTAACACCGCACCATTCGAGGAAGACTATGTCTACTCAGACCGCAAACCCAGCCGGCCCACGGCGCCAAAGCCGGTCTTTGGGCAAAAGACCGGAGGCTCTTCGGCACTGCGACAGGACCAAGCAATTGCCCTATATACCTTTGATGCGGACCAAGAAGGCGATTTGGGATTCAGGAAGGGAGATATCATCACGATCTTGAAGCGGACGGATAAATCGGAGGATTGGTGGACGGGGCGCATTGGGGACCGGGTCGGCATTTTCCCTAG CAACTACGTCGACGCATCTTGA
- a CDS encoding putative telomere silencing protein Zds1 (COG:S;~EggNog:ENOG410PH6C;~InterPro:IPR013941,IPR040206;~PFAM:PF08632), producing MQDSSTSAAEAGGGYATRRGHGPHLSISDPSHHVTEAIGHMYDDDEYDKRDSRRLSYISSPLSESITTIPPNLAGSASPTSPQSVQLQSHLNEINNQRQVNGQPRPPPLVTRKSFDRESSPASPGSSKTDTATTSFPLNDVDYESNPAAVAQELNNLAAIRRMSMDAVATSDPDLPDFSPSVAPSPSDDENDASRLFWVPARLHPELAPMEFRSFLESRSERIKRRSTDFASLSPEGPGSASGLRRKRSMLSREIDSSQGYTDGAERLERKRSQSKQDHMSPNLLELESMVDDKKKPNKLSLDGMQGLSIGADEDKPILPPMPQAPGLRRSTRTQYRKAGSVKKGDRPRRFAKTSESDQSLPSIVTSSADQPILGLTRVSTDPTPSATRAQAKSKSPPTTPAQEPVSSSSSTPTTASSQPPPESNAQAQAHATELGKPLQSRQGQPRVDSNGRSSPERKVSGAVETPSANSNRSASQTSQQQRKSSGRGSESSSSFLPRKSSAQSRQHGKDNTSNLNDFANNPQALPGNTTRTDSLSFIPTFSDDRKSESKSESKKSKERKDSEGGSRKSSWHWLLGTEEKDKDKEKKKDKDSDAKRIKSKFVDKVHDSTNSHQSSDDSSNQSRRESFAMDRPDLKLDDDRKKDNTRRSSGESKKEKESSLFSSIFGGGRKKHNSSDSHHKKSLSRNFSPDPPVRELRPDVDYPWTRFPILEERAIYRMAHIKLANPRRALHSQVLLSNFMYSYLAKVQQMHPHMTLVTSAAQRQQQRQEEEYQQQYQRYQEAQQYGDGYEESQAYDYGDETHDQYGSHSSGYQNGDGYGSGYYNHYGHSAFGDDVQLDDDDDNDMW from the exons ATGCAG GATTCTTCAACGAGCGCCGCTGAAGCTGGCGGAGGATATGCAACGCGGAGAGGCCACGGGCCTCACCTGTCAATTAGTGACCCGAGTCACCATGTTACCGAAGCCATTGGACACATgtacgacgacgatgaataCGATAAACGGGATTCGAGGCGCCTTAGCTACATTTCCTCCCCGCTCAGCGAATCCATCACGACAATTCCCCCTAACCTCGCTGGATCGGCATCCCCAACCTCACCCCAATCAGTGCAGCTGCAAAGCCACCTGAATGAAATCAATAATCAGCGGCAGGTAAATGGACAGCCTCGACCGCCGCCCCTTGTCACCCGCAAGTCTTTTGACCGCGAGAGCAGCCCGGCGTCTCCCGGGTCCTCCAAGACCGACACGGCGACAACATCCTTTCCCCTCAACGACGTCGATTACGAATCCAATCCAGCAGCCGTGGCTCAGGAACTAAATAATTTGGCAGCCATCCGCCGCATGTCCATGGATGCGGTAGCGACCAGCGATCCCGACCTTCCCGACTTCTCCCCCTCCGTGGcaccctctccctccgaTGACGAAAATGATGCTTCGCGGCTATTCTGGGTTCCAGCCCGCTTGCACCCCGAACTGGCACCCATGGAGTTTAGGTCTTTCCTTGAAAGCAGGTCGGAACGCATCAAGCGCAGATCCACCGACTTTGCGAGCTTGAGTCCGGAGGGTCCGGGATCTGCGAGCGGACTACGGCGCAAGCGGTCGATGCTATCGAGGGAGATTGATAGTTCTCAAGGGTATACGGACGGGGCGGAGCGGTTGGAACGGAAACGATCCCAGTCAAAACAGGATCATATGAGCCCTAACCTGCTCGAACTAGAGTCCATGGTGGATgataaaaaaaaaccaaACAAGTTGTCTCTGGATGGCATGCAGGGTCTCTCCATTGGCGCCGATGAAGACAAGCCAATCTTGCCTCCGATGCCACAGGCACCCGGTCTTCGTCGGTCGACCCGAACGCAGTACAGAAAAGCTGGTAGCGTGAAAAAAGGGGATCGGCCTCGAAGGTTCGCCAAGACATCCGAATCAGATCAGTCATTGCCGTCGATTGTTACCTCGTCCGCCGATCAACCAATACTGGGCCTCACACGGGTTTCCACGGACCCTACCCCTTCTGCCACGCGTGCCCAGGCAAAGTCCAAGTCACCCCCAACTACTCCTGCGCAAGAGCCCGtttccagctccagctctaCCCCTACCACAGCTTCTTCCCAACCTCCGCCAGAGAGCAACGCACAAGCTCAGGCCCATGCGACAGAGCTTGGCAAACCTTTGCAGTCCCGACAAGGGCAACCTCGTGTCGATTCCAATGGACGGTCAAGTCCTGAGCGAAAAGTTTCAGGAGCCGTGGAGACACCGTCCGCTAATAGTAACCGGTCTGCCAGTCAGACTTCGCAACAACAAAGGAAATCTTCCGGACGAGGATCCGAGTCCTCGTCGAGTTTTCTACCAAGAAAGAGCTCAGCTCAATCACGCCAACACGGTAAAGACAACACATCAAACCTCAACGATTTCGCCAACAACCCGCAAGCGCTCCCAGGAAACACAACTCGGACCGATAGCCTGTCCTTCATCCCCACCTTCTCGGACGACCGTAAATCAGAAAGCAAGTCAGAGAGCAAGAAGtcgaaggaaagaaaggatTCCGAGGGTGGCAGCCGGAAATCGAGTTGGCACTGGCTACTAGGTACTGAAGAGAAAGATAAGgataaagaaaagaagaaggacaaggACAGCGATGCCAAGAGGATAAAGTCCAAATTCGTCGACAAAGTCCACGATAGCACCAATTCCCATCAGTCTTCCGACGATAGTAGTAATCAGTCACGGCGCGAGAGCTTCGCCATGGACAGGCCCGATCTGAAATTGGATGACGACAGGAAAAAAGACAACACAAGGAGATCTTCTGGAGAAtcaaagaaggagaaggaatcCAGTCTCTTTTCATCTATCTTTGGCGGAGGGAGGAAAAAGCACAACAGCAGCGATAGTCATCACAAGAAGAGCTTATCCCGGAACTTCTCACCCGATCCTCCAGTTCGCGAACTTCGACCAGACGTCGACTATCCGTGGACCCGGTTTCCAATTCTCGAGGAACGAGCTATCTACAGGATGGCGCATATCAAGTTGGCAAATCCGCGACGGGCTTTGCACTCCCAAGTCCTCCTCAGCAACTTTATGTATTCGTATCTAGCCAAGGTGCAACAGATGCATCCGCATATGACGTTAGTCACGTCTGCAGCTCAAagacagcagcagcggcaagAGGAAGAATATCAGCAACAATACCAGCGATACCAAGAG GCACAACAATATGGTGACGGTTATGAGGAGTCTCAAGCGTACGACTATGGCGATGAAACGCATGACCAGTACGGGTCACATTCAAGCGGCTATCAGAACGGTGATGGCTATGGATCCGGGTATTATAATCATTATGGGCATTCAGCATTCGGTGACGATGTCCAactcgacgacgacgacgataaCGACATGTGGTGA
- a CDS encoding SNARE domain- containing protein (COG:U;~EggNog:ENOG410PQWD;~InterPro:IPR039899,IPR039897;~TransMembrane:1 (i74-96o);~go_component: GO:0030173 - integral component of Golgi membrane [Evidence IEA];~go_process: GO:0015031 - protein transport [Evidence IEA]), which yields MSEAYEREQQNNALLNSLSSKVSALKSVTIDIHDNAHDHNTLDHSNEVFSSFSSNLRGSASRLTRMAKQGDTVAVLKVAGIVAAAGLAIWVILGWIF from the exons ATGAGCGAAGCCTACGAACGGGAACA ACAGAACAACGCTCTCCTCAACTCCCTGTCCAGCAAAGTATCAGCCCTAAAATCGGTCACGATCGATATCCATGATAACGCCCATGATCACAACACGCTCGACCACTCG AATGAAGTCTTCTCCTCGTTCTCCTCGAACCTCCGCGGCAGCGCGAGCCGGTTAACACGGATGGCAAAGCAGGGGGATACCGTTGCAGTGCTGAAGGTGGCGGGGATTGTGGCAGCAGCCGGGTTGGCGATCTGGGTGATTCTGGGGTGGATTTTCTAA